A stretch of the Fibrobacter sp. UWT2 genome encodes the following:
- a CDS encoding biotin/lipoyl-containing protein, with protein MKKTVRISFEGKTYDVEVEVLDSNAAVAAAPAAAPVAAAAPAAAPAVAGGTEVKSPLAGSVFKLKVKVGDTVAANQEVAIIEALKMENPVVAPCAGTVNSIAVKETDTVVDGQTLMTIA; from the coding sequence ATGAAGAAAACCGTCCGTATCAGTTTCGAAGGCAAGACCTACGATGTCGAAGTAGAAGTTCTTGATTCCAATGCCGCCGTTGCCGCTGCTCCTGCTGCCGCTCCGGTCGCTGCCGCTGCTCCTGCCGCCGCTCCTGCTGTTGCCGGTGGTACCGAAGTCAAGAGCCCGCTCGCTGGCTCCGTGTTCAAACTGAAGGTCAAGGTCGGCGACACCGTCGCTGCCAACCAGGAAGTGGCTATCATCGAAGCTCTCAAGATGGAAAACCCGGTCGTCGCTCCGTGCGCCGGCACCGTGAACTCCATTGCCGTCAAGGAAACCGACACTGTCGTCGACGGCCAGACTCTCATGACCATCGCCTAA
- a CDS encoding histidine phosphatase family protein — translation MVKKKWCVECLVGVLFATLFMLGCSAENNGGAVNGGDAANEGSTEVKPDTQAVQVLEPIKAPLYVFEILEERIAAADSTDSVSVNNILDLLARPRVDQHLMNHVPLDSAVERAKYETLAAFGVDSLQYAMDSNGVLLAIAAMVQSRLSKEETQNFIGTLGEDLKGDGVWNDPNGKIQIADWIVGLDSNWRYGEIRNNVTSAYGGNVPNFEGYMRGFIPLAYAFETCTEVNAGTVTYVNQGQSAYFANDYETSDHSAVRFICDANGFQWRLAQPMEKDTVGFGPGEYDREIREGRVIHDNYYIYDAGAWRLATPQEADGFTDLVEVYANLAADEKVVFIIRHSERTGETGAKGHLTDNGKKYAQDLGKRLAAVNKETFYFGYSGYTRTQETCENIALGYGQSKYSLDILPGLDGDWYMKDSVKFESYSNSDGGGWVVCSKYAFLGAYPDVFYDLETRSEELLQNEILANLGRMGRVSFLVSHDYLVVPLLAYTTNGHANVRFYEKWKWVNYMAGVAIIISPDGSVRYIPVKGLETGVM, via the coding sequence ATGGTAAAAAAGAAGTGGTGTGTGGAATGTTTGGTGGGTGTTTTATTTGCAACCCTGTTCATGCTGGGGTGCAGTGCAGAAAATAATGGCGGCGCCGTAAATGGAGGCGATGCAGCAAATGAGGGCTCGACAGAGGTAAAGCCTGATACTCAGGCGGTTCAAGTGCTTGAGCCAATCAAAGCGCCCCTCTATGTCTTTGAAATTCTAGAAGAACGGATTGCGGCAGCCGATTCTACTGATTCCGTTAGCGTGAACAATATATTGGATTTGTTGGCGCGTCCTCGAGTGGATCAGCACTTGATGAACCATGTCCCGTTGGATTCTGCGGTGGAACGCGCCAAGTACGAAACGCTCGCGGCGTTCGGCGTAGATTCCCTGCAGTATGCGATGGATTCTAATGGCGTACTGCTTGCCATTGCGGCGATGGTACAGAGCCGCTTGAGCAAAGAGGAAACGCAGAACTTTATCGGCACTTTGGGTGAAGACCTGAAGGGCGATGGCGTGTGGAATGACCCTAATGGGAAAATCCAAATTGCCGACTGGATTGTAGGCCTCGATAGCAACTGGCGTTATGGCGAAATTCGAAACAACGTAACGTCTGCCTACGGCGGGAACGTGCCGAACTTTGAAGGCTACATGCGCGGCTTTATTCCGCTGGCTTATGCGTTTGAAACTTGCACCGAAGTGAATGCGGGCACAGTGACTTATGTGAATCAGGGACAGAGTGCTTACTTTGCAAATGACTACGAAACGTCGGATCATTCGGCGGTGCGTTTTATTTGCGATGCAAATGGATTCCAGTGGCGCCTTGCGCAGCCCATGGAAAAAGATACGGTGGGCTTTGGCCCGGGTGAATACGACCGTGAAATCCGCGAAGGGCGCGTCATCCATGACAACTATTACATTTACGATGCCGGCGCCTGGCGCCTTGCCACCCCGCAAGAAGCCGATGGCTTTACCGACTTGGTCGAGGTTTATGCGAACTTGGCCGCCGACGAAAAGGTTGTGTTCATTATTCGCCATAGCGAACGCACCGGCGAAACGGGCGCAAAGGGTCACTTGACCGACAACGGAAAAAAGTACGCCCAGGATTTGGGAAAGCGTCTTGCCGCCGTGAATAAGGAAACCTTTTATTTCGGCTATTCGGGCTATACTCGCACCCAGGAAACCTGCGAAAACATTGCCTTGGGCTATGGGCAATCCAAGTACAGCTTGGATATCCTTCCCGGCCTCGATGGTGACTGGTACATGAAAGACAGCGTGAAATTCGAAAGCTATTCGAATTCCGATGGCGGCGGCTGGGTGGTGTGTTCCAAGTACGCCTTTTTAGGGGCCTACCCGGATGTATTCTATGACTTGGAAACGCGCAGTGAGGAACTGCTGCAAAACGAAATTCTGGCGAATTTGGGCAGAATGGGGCGTGTGAGCTTCTTGGTTTCGCACGATTACCTGGTTGTCCCGCTGCTTGCCTACACGACAAATGGGCATGCGAATGTGCGCTTTTACGAAAAATGGAAATGGGTGAATTACATGGCCGGCGTGGCCATCATTATCTCACCCGACGGCTCGGTTCGTTATATCCCCGTAAAAGGCCTCGAAACTGGGGTGATGTAG
- a CDS encoding phosphoglycerate mutase family protein, translating into MNLKNWMGVMGAALLLLCGCDETTSATDNTETVVRDSVVVRDSVRIIDSVSVRDSVNVIDVVNVIDSVNVLDSIHVVDSLNIIDSAINVIDSIHIIDSVHVIDSLYIKDSVNVIDSVVTYGPEHYFGECNTLNSGVIKSATINGELRDYICDKNTLFWRLASKFDWNRKYIDDSHVEDFTPVQTVVKNLADTEKLIVILRHAERGSDYSRTGPLNENGIRQAFKLGESLQRDSINRDSVKGDIEVYYGASEFIRAHQTNNNIAKGRGELDTLADTIPALNDDWFIKNDSAYKDVRDKNGGGWKFTAMWAYEGGFADAMYDLEERSSELLEEHVIPAFENSGKQVGFFVSHDLVMMPLVVYASDRKIDLKYHLNSTNHWLNYLGGIAIVFKPDGTRVFYAVKGLDSGTM; encoded by the coding sequence ATGAACCTAAAAAATTGGATGGGAGTAATGGGGGCAGCGCTACTGCTCCTTTGTGGTTGTGATGAAACAACGAGCGCAACCGATAATACAGAAACAGTTGTTCGAGATTCGGTGGTGGTGCGCGACAGCGTGCGCATCATCGATAGCGTAAGCGTTAGGGATAGCGTCAATGTAATTGATGTTGTCAACGTGATCGACAGTGTGAATGTTCTGGATAGCATTCATGTGGTCGATAGTCTGAATATTATCGACAGTGCCATCAACGTAATCGACAGTATTCATATCATAGACAGTGTCCATGTGATTGATTCCTTGTATATCAAGGATAGCGTGAACGTGATTGATTCGGTTGTTACGTACGGGCCGGAACATTATTTTGGCGAATGCAACACCCTGAATTCGGGCGTGATCAAGTCTGCGACCATTAACGGTGAACTTCGCGATTACATTTGCGACAAGAATACGCTTTTCTGGCGTCTTGCTAGCAAGTTCGATTGGAACCGCAAGTATATCGACGATTCTCATGTGGAAGACTTTACTCCGGTCCAGACGGTCGTCAAGAATTTGGCCGATACAGAAAAGTTGATTGTCATTTTGCGCCATGCCGAACGTGGCAGCGATTATTCTAGGACGGGCCCGCTGAATGAAAATGGCATAAGGCAGGCGTTTAAACTCGGGGAATCGCTCCAGAGAGATTCCATCAATCGTGATTCCGTTAAGGGCGATATCGAGGTGTATTACGGAGCGTCTGAATTTATTCGTGCGCACCAGACGAACAACAATATTGCCAAGGGCCGCGGCGAACTCGATACGCTTGCCGATACGATTCCGGCGCTGAACGACGATTGGTTCATAAAGAACGATTCCGCTTACAAGGACGTCCGCGATAAAAACGGGGGCGGCTGGAAGTTTACGGCGATGTGGGCGTACGAAGGCGGCTTTGCCGATGCCATGTATGACTTGGAAGAACGTAGCTCGGAACTTTTGGAAGAACATGTGATTCCCGCCTTTGAAAATTCGGGAAAGCAAGTAGGGTTCTTTGTGTCGCATGATTTGGTGATGATGCCTTTGGTGGTGTATGCTTCAGACCGAAAAATCGATTTGAAGTATCACTTGAATTCTACGAATCATTGGCTGAATTACCTCGGGGGAATCGCAATCGTATTCAAACCCGATGGAACCAGGGTGTTTTACGCGGTAAAGGGCCTTGATTCAGGGACAATGTAA